In Cyanobacterium stanieri LEGE 03274, one DNA window encodes the following:
- a CDS encoding 2Fe-2S iron-sulfur cluster-binding protein, with product MSNSYKVHLVNEQLGIDTVIDVMPDEYILDAAERQGFNLPYSCRAGVCVSCTGKLTEGTVDHDYDFLKQKEIDAGFFLTCKAYATSNCTVITHQEDALLDL from the coding sequence ATGTCCAACAGTTATAAAGTTCATCTAGTTAACGAACAATTAGGAATTGATACCGTTATCGACGTAATGCCAGACGAGTATATTTTAGATGCAGCAGAGAGACAGGGTTTTAATTTGCCCTATTCTTGTCGTGCGGGGGTATGTGTAAGTTGTACAGGAAAACTAACAGAAGGTACAGTAGATCACGATTATGATTTTTTAAAACAAAAAGAAATCGATGCGGGTTTTTTCCTCACTTGCAAAGCCTACGCGACTTCTAATTGTACTGTTATAACTCATCAAGAAGATGCTTTATTAGATTTATAA
- a CDS encoding phytoene desaturase family protein yields MANQEQTDIVIIGSGLGGLCCGAMLAKYGYNVIVCESHNLPGGAAHGFEYKGFKFDSGPSLYSGLSYSPSTNPLRQVLDIIGEDVEWKNYNNWGCWLPEGYFDVAVGADDFYKLLLNLRGEDAGKQWRRLQEVMKPLGKASTAIPPGAFRYDLGAIFTLAPYAVSMLPYVFSAGKLTGSFGKIMDEVVTDEFIRNWLDLLCFMLSGLPAHGTSAAEMAFMFAEWYRPDVVLDYPVGGSEALVKALVRGMEKHGGQLWLSSHVQEIMVENNRAVGVVLRNSKTIRARKAVISNASIWDTIPLIGEGVLPKDFVQGVEKTPMNDSFMHLHLGIDGAGLPADLPCHHMIVNDWHRGVTAEQNVVAVSIPSLLDASLAPEGKHSIHVYTPATEPYSLWAGLSRNSDEYHELKKVRSHLMWEALERFIPDIRERCEVTLVGTPLTHERFLRRYRGTYGAAWNADEGLFPGSTTPINGLYCCGDSTFPGIGVPAVAASGMITANTLASVWQHLQVLNN; encoded by the coding sequence ATGGCAAATCAAGAGCAAACAGATATTGTAATTATTGGTAGTGGTTTAGGGGGTTTATGTTGTGGGGCAATGTTAGCAAAGTATGGGTATAACGTTATTGTCTGTGAAAGCCATAACTTGCCTGGGGGTGCTGCCCATGGTTTTGAGTATAAAGGTTTTAAGTTCGATTCGGGCCCTTCTTTATATTCGGGTTTATCTTATTCTCCTTCTACTAATCCATTACGTCAGGTTTTAGACATCATTGGGGAAGATGTGGAGTGGAAAAATTATAATAATTGGGGTTGTTGGTTGCCTGAGGGTTATTTTGATGTGGCGGTGGGCGCTGATGATTTTTATAAATTGTTGCTTAATTTAAGGGGGGAGGATGCAGGTAAGCAGTGGCGTAGGTTGCAGGAGGTGATGAAGCCTTTGGGAAAAGCATCTACGGCGATTCCTCCTGGGGCTTTTCGTTATGATTTGGGAGCCATTTTTACCCTAGCACCCTATGCAGTATCTATGCTTCCCTACGTCTTTTCGGCAGGGAAATTAACGGGGAGTTTTGGCAAAATTATGGATGAGGTGGTAACGGATGAGTTTATCCGTAATTGGTTAGATTTACTTTGTTTTATGTTGTCTGGTTTACCTGCCCATGGCACTTCGGCGGCGGAGATGGCTTTTATGTTTGCGGAGTGGTATCGCCCTGATGTGGTGTTGGATTATCCTGTGGGGGGTAGCGAAGCGCTGGTTAAGGCGTTGGTTAGGGGTATGGAAAAGCATGGGGGGCAGTTATGGTTATCTAGTCATGTGCAGGAAATTATGGTGGAGAATAATCGGGCTGTGGGGGTTGTGTTGCGTAATAGCAAAACTATTAGGGCAAGGAAGGCGGTGATTTCTAATGCTTCGATTTGGGATACTATTCCTTTAATCGGCGAGGGGGTATTGCCGAAGGATTTTGTGCAGGGGGTGGAAAAAACGCCGATGAATGATAGTTTTATGCACTTACATTTGGGGATTGATGGGGCTGGTTTACCTGCAGATTTGCCTTGTCATCATATGATTGTCAATGATTGGCATAGGGGGGTTACGGCGGAGCAAAATGTGGTGGCGGTGTCGATTCCTTCTTTACTAGATGCTAGTTTAGCGCCTGAGGGTAAGCATTCTATTCATGTTTATACTCCCGCTACTGAGCCTTATTCCTTGTGGGCTGGGTTGAGTCGTAATAGTGATGAGTATCATGAGTTGAAAAAGGTGCGATCGCACCTTATGTGGGAAGCGTTAGAAAGATTTATCCCCGATATTAGGGAAAGATGTGAAGTAACTTTGGTAGGCACTCCTTTAACCCATGAAAGATTTTTAAGGCGTTATCGAGGCACTTATGGGGCTGCCTGGAATGCCGATGAGGGTTTATTTCCAGGCTCTACTACTCCTATTAATGGTTTATACTGTTGCGGTGATTCCACTTTCCCCGGTATTGGTGTTCCTGCGGTGGCTGCTAGTGGTATGATTACGGCTAATACCCTCGCTTCTGTGTGGCAACATTTACAAGTGTTAAACAATTGA
- a CDS encoding NAD-dependent epimerase/dehydratase family protein, which produces MRIFVTGASGCIGHYMAESLIKETNHELYFLVRNPDKLKFDYNYRPGINILKGNLENILDYQDILSTINVAILTATCWGGEKESYAVNVEANINLINALSAEHCQRIIYFSTASILDRNNQLLNEAGEIGTDYIRTKYQCYVKLADLALGDRIITVYPTLVFGGADDKPYSHLSGGLKDITQKWMGLIRWFNADGSFHFIHGQDIATVISYLVENGDKLDPIYNNKLVLGNEPLTASQAIKTICKKINKKVYFQIPLPIWLANIFIKVFRIQMADWDYFCLNYRHFTYAQPVNPNTFSLPSYAPNLDKLLDITIDD; this is translated from the coding sequence ATGCGTATATTCGTTACTGGGGCAAGTGGTTGTATTGGTCATTATATGGCTGAATCTTTGATTAAAGAAACCAATCACGAACTTTATTTTTTAGTCAGAAATCCCGACAAACTAAAATTTGACTATAATTATCGCCCCGGCATCAATATTTTAAAAGGAAACCTTGAAAATATCCTTGATTATCAAGATATTCTTAGCACTATTAATGTTGCCATTCTTACCGCTACTTGTTGGGGAGGCGAGAAAGAATCCTATGCGGTAAATGTGGAAGCTAATATTAATCTGATAAATGCCCTTAGTGCCGAACATTGTCAACGAATCATTTACTTTTCCACTGCTAGTATTTTAGATCGTAATAATCAATTGTTGAACGAAGCGGGGGAAATTGGTACGGATTATATCCGCACAAAATATCAGTGTTATGTTAAGTTAGCAGATTTGGCACTGGGCGATCGCATCATAACCGTATATCCTACCTTGGTGTTTGGGGGCGCTGATGATAAACCCTATTCCCATTTATCAGGGGGCTTAAAAGATATTACTCAGAAATGGATGGGGTTAATTCGTTGGTTTAATGCGGATGGCAGTTTCCACTTTATTCATGGGCAAGACATCGCCACGGTTATTAGTTATTTAGTAGAAAATGGAGATAAATTAGACCCTATTTATAATAATAAATTAGTTTTAGGTAACGAACCTTTAACCGCCAGTCAAGCCATAAAAACCATTTGTAAAAAGATTAATAAAAAAGTCTATTTTCAAATACCATTACCCATTTGGTTAGCCAATATCTTTATCAAAGTATTTCGGATTCAGATGGCGGATTGGGATTATTTCTGTCTCAATTACCGCCACTTTACCTATGCTCAACCCGTTAACCCTAATACTTTTTCTCTCCCTAGCTATGCCCCCAATTTAGATAAACTTTTAGACATAACCATCGATGATTGA